The Streptomyces sp. ICC1 DNA window TACATGTCGGCCCAGCTCAAGAAGGTCGTCACGCCCGAGGAGGTCGCCGAGATGGCGCGCAACCTCCCGGACATGCCGGACGACGGCATCGCCTTCTTCCGCTGAGCCGCCGAGCCGCCGAGTCGCCGAGTCGCCGAGCCGCCGAGCCGGCCCGTGAGCCCCCTGCCGCAGCAGCCGTAGGGGGCTCCCGCGCATCCCAGGGGTGCTCGGCCAGTCATGGCGGCCCGGGCCGAGGCCTACACTGGCCGGGTGGTCACCACCGACAGCACGGACAGCGCCGGGACGATCGACAGCGGCGACTGGAAGAGCGACCTGCGCCAGCGCGGATACCGCCTGACGCCGCAGCGCCAGCTCGTGCTGGAAGCCGTCGACGCCCTGGAGCACGCGACCCCGGACGAGATCCTCGTCGAGGTGCGCAAGACGGCCTCCGGGGTCAACATCTCCACGGTCTACCGCACGCTGGAGCTCCTGGAGGAGCTGAAGCTGGTCTCGCACGCCCACCTCGGGCACGGGGCCCCCACCTACCACCTCGCCGACCGGCACCACCACATCCACCTGGTCTGCCGGGACTGCGCCGACGTGATCGAGGCGGACGTGGACGTCGCCGCCGAGTTCACGGCCAAGCTCCGCACCACCTTCGGCTTCGAGACCGACATGAAGCACTTCGCGATCTTCGGACTCTGCAAGAAGTGCGCCGCCAAGCACCGGGCCGAGCAGCGGGACGGCCGGCCCTAGGTCCGTCCCCCGCAGGGTCGTAGGCTGGGTGGCATGACCAGCAGCCCCTTGCTCCATCTCCCCGGCGCCGTCCAGGCCGAAGGCCGCGACGAAGGCGTCGCCGCCCACTACGGAGAGCTCTACGGAGAACAGCGCACCCTCGCCGAAGGCCGCGGCTTCGTCGACCTCTCCCACCGCGGGGTCGTCACCGTCACCGGCCCGGACCGGCTGAGCTGGCTGCACCTGCTGATCACTCAGCACGTCACCGAGCTTCCGGCCGGCCAGGCCACCGAGGCGCTGATCCTCTCCGCGAACGGGCACATCGAGCACGCGCTCTACCTCGTCGACGACGGCGAGACGACGTGGATGCACGTCGAGCCCGGCACCCAGGAGGCGCTGCTCGCCTACCTGGAGTCGATGAAGTTCTTCTACCGGGTGGAAGCCGCCGACGCCACCGCGGACTTCGCCGTCGTGCACCTGCCGGCCGGATCCATCGCCGAGGTCGCCAAGGAGCACGCCGTACGGGAGACCGCGCACGGCCGCGACGTCTTCCTGCCCCGCGCCGAACTGGAGGCCTTCGCCGGCACCCACGGCCCGGCCGCCGGCCTGCTCGCGTACGAGGCCCTGCGCGTCGAGGCCCACAGGCCGCGGCTCGGCCTGGAGACCGACCACCGCACCATCCCGCACGAGCTGGGCTGGATCGGCACCGCCGTGCACCTGCAGAAGGGCTGCTACCGCGGCCAGGAGACGGTGGCCCGCGTCCACAACCTGGGGAAGCCGCCGCGCCGGCTGGTCTTCCTGCACCTGGACGGCTCCGATGTGCTGCTCCCGGCCCACGGCACGCCCGTACGGCTCGCCGCGGACGGGGAGGAGGGCCGTCAGCTCGGCTTCGTGACCACCTCGGTCCGCCACCACGAGCTCGGCCCCATCGCGCTCGCGCTCGTCAAGCGGAACGTTCCGGTGGACGCGCCGCTGCTGGTCGGGAAGACGGCCGCCGCGCAGGAGGTCGTCGTGGCCCCCTGACCAGCAGGTCAGCAGGTCAGCAGGTCAGATGTCGATGACGATGGTGAACGGGCCGTGGTTGGTCAGCGAGACGCGCATGTCCGCACCGAACCGGCCCGTTTCCACCGTCGCGCCCAGCGCCCGCAGTTGTGCCACGACCTCGTCCACGAGCGGTTCGGCGACCGGGCCGGGCGCGGCCGCGTTCCACGTGGGGCGCCGGCCCTTGCGGGCGTCTCCGTAGAGCGTGAACTGGGAGACCACCAGCAGCGGCGCGTTCACGTCGCTGCAGGACTTCTCCGCCTCCAGGATCCGCACCGACCACAGCTTGCGCGCCAGGATCGCCGCCTTCTCCGGGGTGTCGTCGTGGGTCACCCCCACCAGGACGCACAGCCCCTCGCCGACGATCTCCCCGACGGTCTCGCCCGCCACGACGACGCTCGCGCCGTCCACCCTCTGCACCACTGCTCGCATACCACCTGTGTACCAGGCGCTCCCCCCTTCACCCCTATGGGGTATCCGGTCGACGGCAACGGCTGACGAACGAATCAGTTGGGCCGTCCGGGGCCGATCGGGCGGACTGGGACTGCACCGGCACCACGGAGAGTGGCACGATGCACGCAGGCGGTGCCCCCAGCACCGGTCGAGGGGACGGACACGAACGCATGAACATCTCTGGTACCTCCGCACCTGCTTCTGTACCCGCTGCATCCGTCGGATCCGCGGCGTCCGCCGCACCCGCTCCATCCATCGCGCCCGCCGACCTGCCGGCGCCCCGCCCGCCCGCGCAGCGCACCGGCGCCGCGGACGCCCCGCCGACGGCGACCACCGCGCTCGGCCTGCCGGAGCTGCGCACACTGCGCCGCGACGCGCAGCGCGACGAGGCCGACCTGAGCTACGTGCGCAGGCTGCTCCAGGGCCGCATCGACATCCTGCGCGCCGAACTCGCCCGGCGCACGGACCCCGAGGCGCCGGTCGTGGACCGGCTCTCGGAGATCCTCGCGGACGCCCCGTCCACCCGCAGCGCCTCCGCCCGGCACGTCACGCTCGGCACCCCGCACGGCGAGGAGTACCGGCTGCTGGCGGCCGAGATGCTGTCCGACGTGGAACTCTCCGACCTGGGCGCGCGCACGGACGAGGAACTGCACGAGGGCATGGCCCGCCTGGTGCGCTACGAGCAGCAGGTCTCGCGGCGCCGCCAGCAGTTGCAGCGCACGGCGGACGGCTGCAGCACGGAGATCACCCGGCGCTACCGCGAGGGCGAGGCCCAGGTGGACGACCTGCTGGCCTGAGCCGGTCCGCGCGCACGGTGAAATTCGGGCGACGCGCCACGGTGGGCCGATTAGCGTGGGCCGCTATGAGCGCTGACGTCAGGCCGATCGCCGCATCCGAGATCCCCGAGTGGCTGCACGCCCAGCACACCGGTTTCCTGCGCACGCAGTGCGCGTCGGCCGCCGATGCCGAGCGGTGGGCCGAGTACGCCGATCGGGCGCGGACGCAGGGCGCGTTCGACACCTCCACCGGCCGGTGCGTGGCGACCTTCCGCTCCTTCGCGCAGGAACTGACCGTGCCGGGCGGGGCGTTCGTGCCGTCGAGCGCGGTCACGAACGTGTCCGTGCTGCCCACCCACCGCCGACAGGGCCTGCTGACCCGGATGATGGCCGCCGAGCTGGCCGCCGCCAAGGCGCGCGGCGACGTGCTGTCGACGCTGATCTCCGCCGAGTACCCGATCTACGGGCGGTACGGGTACGGGCCCGCGACCTCGGCCTCGGAGTGGGAGATCGACGTACCGCGCACCGGGCTCGACGCACGCCGGTCGGCGCCCGAGGGCGGCGGGCGGATCGAGCTGGTGGACGTGGCCGAGGTGAGGAAGGTCGGCCCGGCCCTGCACGAGCGGCTGCGGGCGGCCGTGCCCGGCGCGGTGAACCGCGACGCCCGGTGGTGGCGGCTGACCACGGGGGCGGAGACGACCGAGCACCACGCGTACGAGCCCGGGTTCCACGCCGTCCACCGGACGGCCGCGGGCGAGGTGACCGGCCTGGCCAGGTTCGGGGTGGACGACAACTGGACCGATGCGAAGGTCCCCCACAACACCCTGCAGGTCAAGCAGCTCATCGCGGTGACCCCGGAGGCGGAGCGGGCGCTGTGGCACTTCCTGTGCTCCTTCGACTGGGTGGTCAAGGTCCGCACCGGGCTGCGCGCCCCCGACGACCTCGTCACCCGGCTGCTGCCCGACGCGCGCGCCGCCCGGGCGGTGACCTCGGCGGACTGGCTGTGGGTGCGGATCCTGGACGTCGTACGGGCCCTGGGCGCGCGGACGTACGCCGTGCCCGGCATCCTCGTCCTGGAGGTCGCGGACCGGGCCGGGCTCGCGGGCGGGCGCTACCGGCTGGACGCGGGCGCGGGCACGTGCGTACCCGTGTCCGCGGACGAGCCGGCGGACCTGCGGCTGGACGTGTCCGTGCTCGGGGCCCTGTACCTCGGCGACGAGTCGGCGGTGCGGCTGGCGGCGCTCGGCGAGATCACCGAGGACCGCCCCGGGGCGGTCGCGCTCGCGGACGCGGTGTTCCGCACGGCGCGCCGGCCGTGGTGCCCCGACGTCTTCTGAGGCGGACGGGGCGGGGCGCGTGGTGAAGCGGAACCCTGAGGACGGATGGACGGACGGACTGAGGCAGTTGGCAACACTGGTGGAAACCCTGCGCGCGGCCGGCTGCGTCTTCGCGGAGGAGGAGGCGGAGCTGCTGCGCAACGCGGCCGGGGACGAAGGGCAGCTGGCGGCTCTGGTGGCCCGGCGGGTGGCGGGGGAGCCGCTGGAACACGTCGTCGGCTGGGCGGAGTTCTGCGGGCTGCGGATGGAAGTGGGCGAGGGGGCCTTCGTACCGCGCAGGCGCAGCGAGTTCCTCGTACGGGAGGCGGTGGCGCCGGCCCGGCCCGGCGCGGTGGTCCTGGACCTGTGCTGCGGGGTGGGCGCGCTGGGCGCGGCCGTGGCCGCGCAGGTGCCGGGTGCCGAGCTGCACGCGACGGACATCGACCCGGTCGCGCTCGCGTACGCCCGCCGCAATCTCGCCCCGTACGGGGGGCGGGTCTGGGAGGGCGACCTCTACGCCTCCCTGCCCGCAGCGCTGCGGGGGCGGGTGGAGGTGCTGGTCGTCAACGCCCCGTACGTGCCGACCGGCGAGATCGGCCTGCTGCCGGCGGAGGCCCGCGACCACGAACCGGCCGTCTCCCTGGACGGCGGCCCGGACGGCCTGGACATCCACCGCCGGGTGGCGGCGGGCGCGCCGGCCTGGCTGGCCCCGGGCGGCCGGCTCCTGATCGAGACGAGCGCCCGGCAGTCCCCGGTCACGGCGTCGGCCCTGACGGCGGCGGGCCTGTCGGTGCGCGCGGTGACATCGGAGGAGTACCACGCGACGGTGGTCGTGGCGTCGGCGTAGCCGTGGCCCTGCGAGAGATCCCCGAGGCGGGGAGAACGGAGAAGGCGAGTTGATCACGGAGTACCAGCGGAAGCTGCGCGAGCACTACATCGCCGCCGCCGTCATGCCGGCCCCCGAGCCGTGGCGGCCGGTGCCGGACCACAGGAATCCCGTCGGGGGACTGACCGGCATCGGCTTCGCCGTCCATCCCGACAGCGGGCACGACCTCGTCATGGCCGTGTCGAGCGCCGGCCACGGACTGTTCGACGCGGTCACCGGCGAGCGGATCGCCCGCGACCGGGATCCCGACCCCGACACCAGCACCCCCGACGCGTCGCCGGACCTCACCTGCCCCGGGCTCGGCCCGATCGAGGGCACCCGGGTCCACATCGCCGGGCTCTTCGGCGGCGGCCTGCACAGCGGCACGCCGGACGGCTGGCTCGTGGACGTGGTCAGCCCGGAGTGGCCCCACGACCGCGTGATCCTCTCCACCGACGGCCCGCCGCACGAAGGGCCGGCGGGCGGGACGTGGTGGCACGTCTTCCACTCCCAGTACTCAGAGCTCCGCGCCGTCGGCTTCTCGCCCTCCGGCCTCACCCTGGCGGTCGCCACCAGCAGCGACCTCACCCTCTGGACCCGCCCGGAGTGCGCTCAGGCCCGGTGACCGGCGCCCCGTGCGGTGGGAGTTATTGCAAGCAGGTGCTTGCAATAGTTAGCAGGGTGCGGCAGGATCGGGGCATGGCATCGCTCAACGTCGGGAACCTCGGCGAATACCTGCGCGAGCAGCGGCGGACCGCGCAGCTCTCGCTGCGGCAACTGGCCGATGCGGCGGGGGTGTCGAATCCGTACCTCAGTCAGATCGAGCGCGGGCTGCGCAAGCCGAGCGCGGACATCCTGCAGCAGCTCGCCAAGGCGCTGCGGATCTCCGCCGAGACGCTGTACGTGCAGGCCGGAATCCTGGACGAGCGGGACCGGGACGAGGTCGAGACGAGGGCCGTGATCCTCGCCGATCCGTCGATCAGCGAGCGGCAGAAGCAAGTGCTGCTCCAGATCTACGAGTCCTTCCGCAAGGAGAACGCCGCCGAGGCGGAAGCCGACGCCGGAGCCGGGGCGGCCGCCGATGCCGGCGGCTCCGATGCCGATACGACGACCCACACGAACTGAGACTGTGATCCGGGAGGACCACCGCATGGCCATCGCCGATGACCTGAAGAAGACCCTCACCGACCCGACCCCGCTCTACTTCGTCGCGGGCACCGCGGACCTGGCCGCGCAGCAGGCCAAGAAGGTGCCCGGGCTCATCGAGCAGCTGCGCGCCGAGGCCCCCGCGCGCATCGAGGCCGTGAAGAACACCGACCCCAAGGCCGTGCAGGAGAAGGCCCGGGAGGCGCAGGAGGCGGTCACCGCCAAGGTCGTCGAGGTGTTCGGCGCGATCGACCCGAAGAAGTTCGGCGAGACCGCCCAGGACCTGGCGCTGCGCGGGGTCGGCGTGGCCGCCGAGTACGCGGTCAAGGCCAAGGAGGCCTACGACAAGGTCGCCGAGCACGGCGAGCAGGCCGTGCGCCAGTGGCGCGGCGAGGTCTCCGAGGAGATCGTCGACATCGCCGTCGTCGTGGAGCCGGAGCCGCAGGCCGAGGCGCAGGCCGAGGCGCAGCAGGCGGCCGGGCAGGACGCCGCCGGCGAGGAGAAGCCCCCGGCGAAGAAGGCGACGGCGCGCAAGGCCGCGGCCAAGAAGGCCGCCGCGGAGCCGGCCGACGAGAGCTGATGCGTCGCACGGCGGGCCGGGCACCCGAGGGGTGTCCGGTCCGTTGGTGTTTGTGGAAGGGGCTCTGCCGGTAGCGTGGAGTCAGACGGCATCCGGGCGTGCGAGGCGTGAGAAGGCGGTCAGACGATGTTGATGAACGGGTTCGATCAAGGGGTTCTGCCGTTGCTCGGGTTCGCCATGCTCGCGCTCGCCGTTGCGGCCTTCGTGCTGGCGGTCATGGCGCGCGAGGACGCCTACCGCGCGGCGGACAAGCAGACCAAGACCTTCTGGCTGGTCATCCTCGGTGTCACCGTCCTCGTGGACTTCTTCCTCGGGATGCTCTTCCTGGAGATCGCCGGGCTGGTCGCCACCATCGTCTTCTTCGTCGACGTGCGCCCCGCGCTCAAGCAGGTCTCGGGCGGCGGGCGGGGCCGCAGCAGCGGCGGCAGCAGTAGTGACGGGCCGTACGGGCCCTACAACGGCGGACGGTAGACGGCGGACGGTAGACGTAGACGGTAGGCAGTTCGCCCGGGGTCTCCCCGGCCGTCCGCGGCCGTCCGCGGCCGTCTCCGGGCGGGTCAGCCCTCGGCGCGCGAGAGGAGGACGACGGCGACGTCGTCCGTCAGCTCACCGCCGTTGAGGCGGCGCGCCTCGGTGACGGAGGCCTCCAGCAGGCCTTCGCCGCTCAGCCCGTCGTCCAGGTGGCGGTTGATCATCTCGACCATGCCGTCCTGCCCGAGGCGTTCCCGGCCGGGGCCGATCCGGCCCTCGATCAGGCCGTCGGTGTAGAGCATCAGGCTCCAGGTGCCGCCCAGCTCGACCTGGCGGCGGGGCCAGCGGGCCCGGGGCAGCAGGCCGAGCGCCGGGCCGCTGTTCTCGTACGGGAGCAGCCGGGCGGGGCGGCCCGGCCTGGATATCAGCGGCGCCGGATGGCCCGCGAGGCACAGGCCCGCGCGGCGGCCGTCCGGGGCGATGTCCACCGTGCACAGCGTCGCGAAGATCTCCTCGCAGGGCCGCTCGACCTCCAGGACCTGCTGCAGGGTGGCGAGCAGGTCGTCTCCGCACAGGCCGGCCAGGGTCAGCGCCCGCCAGGCGATGCGCAGCTCGACGCCGAGGGCCGCTTCGTCCGGGCCGTGGCCGCAGACGTCGCCGATCATGGCGTGGACGGTGCCGTCGGGGGTGCGGACGGTGTCGTAGAAGTCCCCGCCGAGCAGCGCCCGGCTGCGGCCGGGGCGGTAGCGGGCGGCGAAGCGGAGGTCGGAGCCCTCCAGGAGCGGGTGCGGCAGCAGGCCGCGCTCCAGGCGGGCGTTCTCCTGGGCGCGCAGTTTCGATTCTGCGAGCTTGTACTGGGCGATGTCGGCCCGTTTGCGCTCCACCGCGTAGCGGATGGCGCGGCTCAGGAGCCGCCCGTCGAGCTCGTCGCGGAAGAGGAAGTCCTGCGCCCCCACCTGTACGGCCTCGGCGGCGCGCTCCGCGTCCCCCTCGGAGGTGAGGACGAGGACGGCGTGGCGGGGGGCGATGCGCAGCACCTCGCGCAGGGCGCCGAGCGGGTCGGCGCCGTCGGCCGGGCCCGGCGGGCCGTGCGGCAGCGCGAGGTCGAGCAGCACGCAGTGCACGTCCGGGGTGAGCAGGCGGGCGGCCTCGGTGAGGTTGCGGGCGCTGCGCAGCCGGATGCGGTGGCCGTCGGCGTCGAGGATCTCGGGGACGGTGAGTCCGCCGGCGGGGTCGTCCTCGATCACCAGCAGGTTGAGCGACGACTGGCCGCCCGGACCGCTCTCGGTGGCCGGGATGTCCCTCTGCCGCGGTACGGGTACGGGCATCGTCTCCGGTTCCTTCCCGCCCCCTCGGGGGGTCGCTCGTCCGGCGACCCTAGCGGGCGGGGTGGGGAGAGCGGAATGCCGGGCCTGGCAGGGGGCTCCGTCATATGCCGTTATCGCGGGGGAAAGTCAGTGTCACCGAATGACCAACGTCACGGCGTCGCGGTGTCGTGTCCCGCCCACCGAGACGTCCCGGGTCGGACGGGACGGCCGGGTCGGACGGGACGGCCGGGGCGGGAGCGCGGCCGGGTCTGCCCCCGTCCGGCCCACGCGTCCGGCCCACACGTCCGGCCCACACGTCCGGCCTACGCGTCCGGCCTACGCGTCCGGCCGGACGACCGCCTTGATCGGCATCGAGCCCGCGCCCGCCATCGTGACGTTGCGCCCGGGGCGGGGCGCGTGGATGATCGCGCCGTCGCCCACATATATCCCGACGTGGCTCGCGTCGTCGAAGTAGATGATCAGATCACCCGGCCGCATGTCCTTGACCGCGACCTTCGTCAGCCGCAACTGCTCCTGCGAGGTGCGCGGGATCCCCCTGCCCGCCGACAGCCAGGCCTGCGAGGTCAGCCCGGAGCAGTCGTACGAGCCCGGGCCCTCCGCGCCCCACACATACGGCTTGCCGAGCTGCGCGGCGGCGTACTGCACGGCCCGCTTGCCCGCCTCGGTGGCCGCCGAACCCGTGGACTCCTTCAGCGCCCCCGACGACAGCCAGGTCGTCTGCGCCTTGTACTGCGCTTCCTGCTCCAGCTGCAGCAGCCGGGCCTTCTGCTCGGCCTCCAGCTTGCTCTCGAGCTCCTCCGCCGCCTTGATCTTCTCCTCGATCTGCTTCTTCGAGGCCTCCTGCTTGAGCCGGTTGGCCTCCAGCGTGTCCCAGTGCGCGCTCGCGTCCTTCGCGTACTGCTGCAAGTCGCTCTGGGTCCGGTTCAGTTCGGAGAGCAGGTCCGAGGTCGCCTTCTCGCCCTGGCGCAGCCGGTCCGCGCCGTCCAGGAACTGCACCGGGTCGTTGCTCAGGGCCAGCTGCGCGCCCGGCGGCAGCCCGCCCGAGCGGTACTGGGCGCGGGCGGCCGCGCCCGCGCGGCTCTTCAGCCCGGTGATGCGCGCCTGGCCGGCGACGACCAGCTTGGCGATCTCGACGATCTTGTCGGATTGGGTCTTGGTCTCCCCCTCCGCGAGGTTGAAGGCGTCCGTCGCGGCGCCGGCCTCGCGGTAGAGGTCCTCTATGTCTTTGCGGACCTGGTCGAGGGACTTGCCCTGCTGGGGGTCCGGTGCCGCGAACGCCGTGCCCGACAGCAGGCCGGGCGCGCTCAGCAGCGCGGTCGCGCAGAGCAGTGTGAGGGCGAGCGATCCCCGTCGTCGTTTCCTCATGGTCCCCCCAGACACAGGATTGACTAATCGTCAGTAACTTGTCGTTGCCTTCGGGATGGTGCCATGAGTCGGTGAATTCCAACACCCT harbors:
- a CDS encoding putative protein N(5)-glutamine methyltransferase, producing the protein MRQLATLVETLRAAGCVFAEEEAELLRNAAGDEGQLAALVARRVAGEPLEHVVGWAEFCGLRMEVGEGAFVPRRRSEFLVREAVAPARPGAVVLDLCCGVGALGAAVAAQVPGAELHATDIDPVALAYARRNLAPYGGRVWEGDLYASLPAALRGRVEVLVVNAPYVPTGEIGLLPAEARDHEPAVSLDGGPDGLDIHRRVAAGAPAWLAPGGRLLIETSARQSPVTASALTAAGLSVRAVTSEEYHATVVVASA
- a CDS encoding AmfC protein, yielding MNISGTSAPASVPAASVGSAASAAPAPSIAPADLPAPRPPAQRTGAADAPPTATTALGLPELRTLRRDAQRDEADLSYVRRLLQGRIDILRAELARRTDPEAPVVDRLSEILADAPSTRSASARHVTLGTPHGEEYRLLAAEMLSDVELSDLGARTDEELHEGMARLVRYEQQVSRRRQQLQRTADGCSTEITRRYREGEAQVDDLLA
- the dtd gene encoding D-aminoacyl-tRNA deacylase, producing MRAVVQRVDGASVVVAGETVGEIVGEGLCVLVGVTHDDTPEKAAILARKLWSVRILEAEKSCSDVNAPLLVVSQFTLYGDARKGRRPTWNAAAPGPVAEPLVDEVVAQLRALGATVETGRFGADMRVSLTNHGPFTIVIDI
- a CDS encoding GNAT family N-acetyltransferase produces the protein MSADVRPIAASEIPEWLHAQHTGFLRTQCASAADAERWAEYADRARTQGAFDTSTGRCVATFRSFAQELTVPGGAFVPSSAVTNVSVLPTHRRQGLLTRMMAAELAAAKARGDVLSTLISAEYPIYGRYGYGPATSASEWEIDVPRTGLDARRSAPEGGGRIELVDVAEVRKVGPALHERLRAAVPGAVNRDARWWRLTTGAETTEHHAYEPGFHAVHRTAAGEVTGLARFGVDDNWTDAKVPHNTLQVKQLIAVTPEAERALWHFLCSFDWVVKVRTGLRAPDDLVTRLLPDARAARAVTSADWLWVRILDVVRALGARTYAVPGILVLEVADRAGLAGGRYRLDAGAGTCVPVSADEPADLRLDVSVLGALYLGDESAVRLAALGEITEDRPGAVALADAVFRTARRPWCPDVF
- a CDS encoding C40 family peptidase encodes the protein MRKRRRGSLALTLLCATALLSAPGLLSGTAFAAPDPQQGKSLDQVRKDIEDLYREAGAATDAFNLAEGETKTQSDKIVEIAKLVVAGQARITGLKSRAGAAARAQYRSGGLPPGAQLALSNDPVQFLDGADRLRQGEKATSDLLSELNRTQSDLQQYAKDASAHWDTLEANRLKQEASKKQIEEKIKAAEELESKLEAEQKARLLQLEQEAQYKAQTTWLSSGALKESTGSAATEAGKRAVQYAAAQLGKPYVWGAEGPGSYDCSGLTSQAWLSAGRGIPRTSQEQLRLTKVAVKDMRPGDLIIYFDDASHVGIYVGDGAIIHAPRPGRNVTMAGAGSMPIKAVVRPDA
- a CDS encoding DUF2516 family protein; this translates as MLMNGFDQGVLPLLGFAMLALAVAAFVLAVMAREDAYRAADKQTKTFWLVILGVTVLVDFFLGMLFLEIAGLVATIVFFVDVRPALKQVSGGGRGRSSGGSSSDGPYGPYNGGR
- a CDS encoding folate-binding protein YgfZ, with product MTSSPLLHLPGAVQAEGRDEGVAAHYGELYGEQRTLAEGRGFVDLSHRGVVTVTGPDRLSWLHLLITQHVTELPAGQATEALILSANGHIEHALYLVDDGETTWMHVEPGTQEALLAYLESMKFFYRVEAADATADFAVVHLPAGSIAEVAKEHAVRETAHGRDVFLPRAELEAFAGTHGPAAGLLAYEALRVEAHRPRLGLETDHRTIPHELGWIGTAVHLQKGCYRGQETVARVHNLGKPPRRLVFLHLDGSDVLLPAHGTPVRLAADGEEGRQLGFVTTSVRHHELGPIALALVKRNVPVDAPLLVGKTAAAQEVVVAP
- a CDS encoding PP2C family protein-serine/threonine phosphatase; protein product: MPVPVPRQRDIPATESGPGGQSSLNLLVIEDDPAGGLTVPEILDADGHRIRLRSARNLTEAARLLTPDVHCVLLDLALPHGPPGPADGADPLGALREVLRIAPRHAVLVLTSEGDAERAAEAVQVGAQDFLFRDELDGRLLSRAIRYAVERKRADIAQYKLAESKLRAQENARLERGLLPHPLLEGSDLRFAARYRPGRSRALLGGDFYDTVRTPDGTVHAMIGDVCGHGPDEAALGVELRIAWRALTLAGLCGDDLLATLQQVLEVERPCEEIFATLCTVDIAPDGRRAGLCLAGHPAPLISRPGRPARLLPYENSGPALGLLPRARWPRRQVELGGTWSLMLYTDGLIEGRIGPGRERLGQDGMVEMINRHLDDGLSGEGLLEASVTEARRLNGGELTDDVAVVLLSRAEG
- a CDS encoding helix-turn-helix transcriptional regulator, with product MASLNVGNLGEYLREQRRTAQLSLRQLADAAGVSNPYLSQIERGLRKPSADILQQLAKALRISAETLYVQAGILDERDRDEVETRAVILADPSISERQKQVLLQIYESFRKENAAEAEADAGAGAAADAGGSDADTTTHTN
- a CDS encoding Fur family transcriptional regulator produces the protein MDSGDWKSDLRQRGYRLTPQRQLVLEAVDALEHATPDEILVEVRKTASGVNISTVYRTLELLEELKLVSHAHLGHGAPTYHLADRHHHIHLVCRDCADVIEADVDVAAEFTAKLRTTFGFETDMKHFAIFGLCKKCAAKHRAEQRDGRP